In Chelmon rostratus isolate fCheRos1 chromosome 21, fCheRos1.pri, whole genome shotgun sequence, the genomic window agtgtgcttAAATATTCTTAATCCAAGGCAGATGAAGCTTTGCAGATGGCCAGACACCTctcaatgtatttttttctttatgatgCTTAGATTGTGAGCATGGTCACTTGTTGTTtttgcctgtctgtgtttttattatatttgtatatatatcAGTCTGCTGAGGATGGAAATTCAGAGAGAGCAGTAAAAACCTGCTACATTCCACATGTGGTGCAGGTTTGACAACACGCAGCAGGAACTGTCCAAGGCCGCGGCCCAGAACAAGGAGCTGCAGCGAGAGATGGACCGGCTGCAGTCAGAGGCGACGCGGCTGAAGACCCAGCAGCTCAAAGCGGTGAAAGACTGCGAGAAGTACAAGGAGGAGCGGGACTCAGTGATCAGCGAGTACCGCCTGATCATGAGCGAGCGGGACCAGGTGATAAAAGAGGTGGACCGGCTTCAGACCGGGCTGGAGATGGCAGAGGCGAAGCTAAAGAACACTTCCTCAGAGAGACGGGTGGCCAACGAGGAGCTGGAGGCTCTCCGACAGGTAAGAGTTAAATTAGGTTTAAACATTAAGGGCTGGGAGAACAGACTCCTGTCTGGATCATGGACTTGTTGAATTGTATCTGTAAAACACGTTAAATTTAAGTAAGTTGATGGAGAATGACGGCGCTCCAAATGTATTAACTATAGTTAAGCTGATTTTAGCTGCTGTCCTCATTTATTTTGGCAACACCCAGAACTTCTTTAGTCCAAAAAGTAATCATGTGTCATCATcggtaaaagaaaaaagaaagggtTCTTTAAGAAGGGAAAGTCTGTAATTCTCAGTTCTTCACCTAATAGGAAGTTTGTGGTAGTAACACAATTTATTCTATAAGAGCAGATTTTATTGATCTCCCAAAAAGTGTCACAGCTGCATGAGAAACAGTCCAAAGGCAGATGAGTAGAAGAATCATACAAAATGAATCCTCATGTAAAAAAAGTGCTTTAGacatcaaaaataaacactctTCATGGatcagagtgagacagaaaattCAGCATGTTATGAGCATTCACTCGCTGTTGATCTCTATCATCCACTTGTGACACGTGTTTGTGTGATATGAAGGAGCTGGCCTCAGCGCTGGTGGACAGGGACCGGGCCATCTGCGAGAAGAACGAGCTGCTGGAGAGATACTGCCACGAGGTGAAGGACAAGGCCGAGGCccagaaggagctgagccagGCCTGCAAGGACATCGAGACGGTGCGCGAGGAGAGGGACGTGGCCCGCAAGGAGAGGACGGAGGCCATCATCCAGAGGGACCAGCTGCTGCGAGAGTATTACCAGGCCAGACAGGTAGCCAGACAGACGGGAGATTTATCTTTACAAGTGGAGGGATTGATTTATTCCTCTGACAATAATCCCTTCATCCCATCTCGTATAGTagtaataaatgtttttttttccagcagctgGCGGATTCCCACACATTGAATCCTTTGAGAAACGTGCGCATCACCCGTCACACTGTTTCAATGTGATTGTCAGATTAATTGCAATGAGAGTGATGAGAGTCCTGCATTAGGAAATTACCAGCAATTACAGAGAGAAGGCTCTCTGACTTTGAAGTGCACAAGAAAACTGCACTGCATCAGAAATGGATAATTAAGCCAAACAAGGGCACAGTAAAGTCTAATGGAATCAATTTAGTGATGGACTTAATTAATGGTCTCACTGCACTTGGCAGTCTCTCTGCTGAACGGTTATTTAGAGACGGAGAGAGTATGTGCTGCAGATACACCAGAGACATACACTTAATATCCTATATCTGACCCACTTCAAACCACACTGCCTAATCCAATCTATGACTGCTACGCCTCAAACTACCTTTACAAGACTGCATGAGCAGAAGCTTTTAAGTTTGCACAGTTTATTGGAGATGTTTATGGTTTAACATGATGAGAAAGTCCATCTTGAGGTCAGTTAAGTTGAGGGTTTTCTAATTTTTCTCAGAAACGGCACAGTTTTCTGAACTCACCATGTAAAAGGATCTTTATTTAGCCTTCAGACTGCATTAGTAAGGGATGTGGATGTATTGCTACAAGCAAGAGAACTATAAATGATCCAAAACATCAGTGGGTCTGACGGTGTAACACACGCCTTAACACAGCACAGCGGCTGTTACAGCTAATAAAACAAGATTTTACTGGCTGCAGAGTTACTGTGGACAATGACTGCAAGctaaaaagaagaagtaaacCCTTCATCTTACAAAACAATCCACTGGgaatgtatgtttgcatgtatttgatttGCAAATGTGGCAAGTTGCTGATGATGTTCACACTGTGTGCCCAGGTTCAACTTCttgtcaaacagctgttttttttatttattttattttatgttatttctgtGTGCATCAGAACACCTGCTGAGCTAATGCTGTGGTCTCATTGAACTTCATGAGGACACtgcattttaatgcagtgctAATGTCAGTATGAACACACCTTCAAGTGACTCAAATATTTGTTGCAGGGACAAGCACAATGTTAGATTAAAAGCTCTTTGCTGCCCATATCGTTTGTACAGCCCTACACCGAGCTCCATCACTGTGCTTTTCCTTCAACTCCCCCAGAAACAAGACTCTGCCACTCTGGACATGGAACGAGCCAACAAGGAGATCGACATGCTGAGGAAGCAGTACGAGGCCATCTCTCAGGAGCTGAAGGAGGCCCTGCAAGAGGCCGAGGTAGCCAAGTGTCGGCGCGACTGGGCCTTTCAGGAGAGGGACAAGATCGTGGCAGAGCGGGAGAGCATACGGTAAGGAGCGGGTCCAAAAGTCTGCGTTTGTTGTGCGGAAGTAGGTTAGATTTGTGTTGTCAAGTGAAGCCAAAAATagatttgtttacattttgttgtgaCGCCTTATGAAAATGTGTGTCAGCACGCTGTGTGACAACCTGAGGCGAGAGAGGGACAGAGCCGTGAGTGATCTGGCAGATGCTCTGAGGAATCTGGATGACACGAGGAAACAAAAGAACGATGCTGCGCGGGAACTCAAAGAACTAAAGTGAGTCACTCCTCTGCACCTTCTTGCCATGCTGATTCTGTCTCCTGCACTATTTTCAGGTTAAAAACTTGAATGCTATTCAGTAAGTTTCTGCAAGAAGAGCGCCAAGCCTGTGCTCTTCTTGTTTTGGGGTTCCAAAAAGTCGATTCTTGTACTGGATCTTTTGTGCCACCCAGTGGATGAATTATGCCACTGACTGAGCAAAGTTCAGAGCTCTTCTAAAGGTGACTGTACTTACTACACATTTTatgtttcctgcagagaaaagatggaggacCAGCTGGAAAAGGAAGCGAGGTTCCGTCAGCTCATGGCTCACAGTTCACATGATTCAGCCATCGACACAGACTCAATGGAGTGGGAGACGGAAGTTGTGGAGTTTGAGAAGCACAGAGTAAGAACCACTTCTCAAATGTACATTCACTAATTCACTTCTTGTACTGTGAAACTGTAACTGAATTGATTATGTTTTGTCTTATTCAGGATATGGATTTGAAAGCACTTGGGTTTGATATTGCTGAAGGGGTAAATGATCCTTATTTACCAGGAGATTGTGGCATATTTGTCAGTAAGGTGGATAAAGGAAGTATTGCTGAAGGAAGATTAAGGTAAATGTCTCGCTGCTTTGCCCCCTCAGTaaataaagtacattttttttagtgCTGGTTATCTCTTGAGTGATAATTATCAGCCTTTTGATACTTGACACTTTTTAAACCTCAACATTCAGTCCTACATTTTATTCATGCCCTCATTTTATTTTGGAGAATTTAATTAACTGAACTgtccctctgttctctctgtgcagGGTGAACGATTGGTTGTTGAAAATTAACGATGTGGACCTGACCAATAAGGACAGGAAGCAGGTAATCAAAGCAGTGCTGAGCGGCGAGGGCGTGATCAATATGGTGGTTCGCAGAAGGAAGTCACTCGGGGGACGGATCATCACTCCGATCCAGATCAACCTGGCGGGACACAAAGGTCGgcttcaaacaggaaatgaacgTTGccatttaaatgctgctgttaaCATGCGACTAATGATGTTCCAGCACACCAAATAACAGTAGTTATTAATGTTATTTAGTGCTGCAAATGCTATGATTGAACTTTCAGCTgtgtatttgatgtttttgttatAAATAGGTGATTATATATTTGAAAGACAGACAATTAACATGACATGTAAACTGATTCCTGgttcttttttctgtcctgcctCTCAGACAGCGGCATAGGACTGGAAAGTGGTGTGTTTGTAGCCACTTTGGCTCCAGGCAGTCCAGCTGCCAGAGACTGTGCTCTTACTGTTGGGGATAGACTGCTAGCTGTGAGTATGCTGCCCAGAATTTAAGTTTAACTTACACTGACAAGAAGCGATGCACATTTAatgcagagagagctgctgctggcgcCCTCTACTGTCCACGGACATGTTGTGTTTAATTAAAGAACACACCAGTTCCAAGTATGCACATATACTCATGCTTTGAAGGGCACGCTGTAAACTTACCTTCTTTGTATACAGTTTTGTTAGTTAGCGTGCAGGAAACTTGTGCATGTTACCATTTTATACTATCAGGAAATGATATAACAACGATACAGCTGCCACACTGAATAGCTTCTGGCAGTGTCAAATTTAGAGAAAGCAGTTATTTATTCCGCTCCACCATCTGTATATCATGTTGTCCGTGGAGGCGGGTCGTGGTTGCCGGCATTTGTCCTgaccttgtgtttttgtccgCTACAGATCAATGGAATTGCACTCGATAACAAGTCCCTCTCTGAATGTGAGTCTCTGCTGAGGAACTGCCATGATTCTCTCAGCATCTCACTCATGAAGGTGAAGACCTCAGCACACCACAGAAACCACCACTGATCTAATCCCTGTGACGTACACTCAAACAAAGAAGGCTTTTCAGAACGACATGCAGAACATAAACTCACAGTGAACCTTAAAGGTGTCCCTGTTAAAGGTGTAATGCATTCAAAATCAGTGAGACTTTTAAACCAATTGTTAGTAacaagtagtagtagtagtatttctcccagaattaaaaaaaaataaatcagtaacAGCAACTGTGACTCCGTACTTGTAGTCTTACTCCAATGTAAATCTTTaagttcctctcctggcattAATTACTCCTGCAAACCTGTGCTTTCTCTTGAAGTTCGACTCATGAAGGCTCACTCTTTCTCCTTTTGCAACTTTGAATCTCACTCTCATTGGTCCGCTGCTCAGGCATGACATTGACTGCTTGATATGTCACATATAAAAAGCACCATATCGACCTGGTAACAAAGTTAAAAACTTCAACAACCCCTGTGACAACTTTTTTTGAGAGTGTTAATTTTACAAGACTGAAATGAACATCCAGTTTCCTGAAACAACTGCAAATGAATGTTTAAGGTCAAAAAGTCTACTGAGAACTTTTAATGTGAGGACTATCTCTAGCTCTTTGCAGGTAAGATATCTCACAAAGGCATCCaactgtgaattactgaagttcATTTTGCAAAGAGGATCCTTGTATGTTTTAATTTCTTGAATAAGTAGAAATAAGTattgtaaaatattcatttacCTCCTTCCTCGACAGTTCCTCCCTCAGAGCTGTTCTGGACAGAGTTTATTTGAAAGTTTGAGAGATTCAGAAAAGGTCTCCCGGCTCCAGTCCTGCGAGATCCACGCCAGGAACTGCAGGAACTCCAAGCACAACTGCTCCACTCAAACGGACGTTTGCAGCTGTGACAGAGGGGATGAAGCGTGTAAAGACACCGGCGACTCTCTggacagcagcggcagcagtgcTCACTGCCACCACAAGCCTTTTTCCAACAGCTCCCTGCACTCCCgctccctttcctcctcccacAGTCCCTCAGAGCCCCACCCGGACTTCTGCTACAGGAGGCAGGACCTCCCCCATCGCCCCTTCACCTTCACCCCTGTGCTCTCTGACTGCAGCTCGCCTCAGACCGCCGTGGACCGAGTGCAGAGCTCGTCAGCGAAGCCCAGCGGAGGCACGTGGCCTAAAGTCATAGTGGGAGCTTCTATTCCCGAGTGCACCCAGCTCTCCATCTacaaaaaagccaaacagaGGAAGTCCATCTTTGACGTGACCGCTTTCAGGAGGCCCGAGGCGCCTCAAAAACTGGACTACATGTCTCTGTCCCATTTGCCCAAGCACTCGCCGCAGAGCTCCATATCTGAATCTGCTCAGACCCCTCCCACCCCGCCAGCCAGGAGCGACTCGTTCAGGTTCAAACACCGGCAGCAGAACAGCTCGGCGTCTGACTCCACCATCACCACCGGCACTCCCCCGGCCTCCCCAGCCCAAGCCACAAGCCTACAGGATGAAGGAGAGGCTGACAACCAGCTCTATTACACTGATGCTCCTCCGGGAGAGTCCAAGAGCAGTTCCAAGAAACCTACCAAGGAGGACACAGCAGGGAGTCGACACCGGGTGGAGGAGCGGGGAAAGAGGAGGTACCGGCCAAAATCGGCTCCGGCACTGCGGCGAAACGTTACTCCATTACACATCCCTGTTCCCATGCAGGTATCTGAGATACTGTCCTTACCTGATCTGCCATTCCTTTcatgtttgggtgtgtttttacatttttggtgCAGTTCTAGTGTTATTAGCTGATTGATTGCTCTTGCAGGTACAGAGCTTCTCTAACGACGAGCACTCCCCAGAGCCGATGGACCTGCTACGGTTCTCTCCTATGCGAACCAATCGGTACAGCATGCCCTTTGCACCTCCCAGCTACAGCAGCATTGCAGCACGTAAGTCATCTGAACAACTTCGCCTGTTAGGTTTTGTGTTCTGATGAGTTGGTTGTCCATCAGCATCTGAACACAACAGGCTTTGTCAATGCAAGGATGTTAACGGCGTCTCTGTACTTGACATTCATTCAGCATTTGTAGATTGTTGTCACTAGTATTGagacttaaaggaccagtgtgtaggatctagtggcatctagtggtgaggttgtaGATTGCAGTTGAgtgaatacccctcacctcatCCCTCCTTTTCCAAGTGTATaggagaacctacggtggcCTTGAAACTTGCGAAAGACGTGAAAGGCGCTCTCTATAGTCAGTGTTGTTTGAGATTCAAATGTAACGTGACTGTACCTTTAGTGTTGAGTCTGGTTTGAGCTCTGATGTCGTTCTGTGCGTGTTCCTGCAGACCCAGCACAGCGAGGTCTAGCCCCGTGTCCCGCTGTGACGGCCGTGATGAGAAACCCGGTCTACACCGCCTGGAGCCACGAGATCCAGAACAACAACTGTCCTCCAGCTCCCAGCTCAGGCGTCcacccacattcacacacgaGGTGCTAACACCTGCCAGCGTGTTTTTTCAGACcgtcttttttctttgttcacgCTAATGTGGCCTTTCCACAGCAGCTAATTTGACTTGTCATATTAGCACAGGTGTTACAAATGACATCCGCGATGACTCTGTTCTGTTCAAGTGTCCCGTGACAGTGAACCAAAATGCACAGCAGGACCATGAaaatgaagcagctaaatggaattcagccatcttTAATAAGattattcacacctgtgcttttcctacagTGACATGTCAAAATAGCGTCAAGAATACCTGATGTTTTGATTAATTTCATCAAGCAAAAGATAGAACATTGCCTGGTTCCTGCTTCATCAAATGTGAggttttgctgctgttctctgtttaatatcattgcaaaatgaatgttttcGGGTAttggacaaaacaggaaatttaaagacatcaccttgggTTTTGGCAACTTGTAATGGgcatttttttcagattttatagAGTTAATGAAGTAGTCATTATTTGCAGCCTTAttattgtttttccacattGAACCCTGATTTAATAAGCCCTGTGATGGTGTATTTATTGCACAAAGCAACAGTGTTTACCCCGCCCCAGATCTCATGAACAGATGGCATGTAGCAAATGATGTCTTGCTCTGGGTTGAATAATTGACCGCCTGGGGACTTACTGACGCCTTTTTACTCCACTTGTAGCCCCCAGCATCAAGGTCGCCTCAGTCTGGACCTCAGCCACAAGCGCACTGGAGACCTGACTGAGACGAGCTGCAGCCAAGCGCCACACAGCACCAACTCCCTGCCCTCCAGTGCCAGAGTGGGTACGTATGGAGTCCTAGTTAAAGGCACACCATAACTTGAATACGGTGTCCTGTAGATGATGTGATGTACAGTATAGGCTAATgcttaaagggtcagttcaccaaaacacagattttacagcagtttttttgtgtttttgtagaaatgttttttcaacAATAAGCAACACACCTCTGCTGCACCTCTCAAAGACCGGTATCTCAGGGTTTCCcacagtgtgtctgcagtgaatAGTAGAGGCAAGCTGACACCCCTTAAATTGGAGCTCCGccgattttacacatcaaagtgtgtttacaggtcttggtATTACTGCATATGTGGAAAAAGTTGTTTGAAGCCTTTCATGGCTCCTGATATGTCTGATTGATGGCCTCGAGggatgtcacttgagtcaagACTACAAGTGTAGAAATGTGAGGGCGCAGAGTTAAAAGAAGTGAGCTGACCAGACGCCCGTAACCCGCTCCTCATCTCCGCTTGAGGGTAGAggctcaaggctacattagctgccCAATCTTCAACCAAACTGCTGACTGtagagttgcattgtgggtaatgtaggtgtCATGTTTtaacaaggaagaagaatgcatgaaataaaaaagacaatatctcTAATTTTGATACTTCCTGTTCATCTTAAGTTCAAATATTTTAATGGAGAGCAAACTCAAAAGAAATTACACTATTACAGCTTTTCTAAAATATATCATCAACCATCAGTGTCAAAGAGCAGCAGCGTCACTACATATCATGCAGGAAAGACCACAtatttaatgaatatttaaacaGTCATCTAGCAACTAAATTGGATATAAGATGCATCTTGCTCTGTGTAGTGTGATCAGCAGATGTGGACAGTGGGTATGAGcctggaaaaacaacaacaacaataaagtTGGTCGCTAATggtaaaaaatacataaaaaagttAGCAGCTGTTACCTTTGCTTTTGCTGGGTCAGTTTAATGCCAGCGCTCGTCGCCCCACGCGCTCAATATTTAGGCACAGCCCTGTCGTCAGGTTACGTGAGGCTGCTCTCCGTCTGAGCTCAGGAGATGACAGTGACTGATCAGCCAGGTCATACACTATCATTGTATTAATTAATCAGAGCAGCGTATCACAATGTGATAAAACAGCTTGCCACCTTCTCTAAGTAATGTAGTAAGGGAAACTGTGTCTACATGGCTTGATAAATAAACAGGTAAGGTGTTTCTAATTTTTGGTGAACTTATTCTGAAgtgcattttctctgtttgtggcCCTTAGGCTCCTCCGCTTTACAGTTTAGGGCGGAGCGCATTAAGATCCCTCCAACCCGTTACCCCCGCTCCACTGGATCCGACCGAGGTACGGCTGAGTTTGGCACCTACAAAGTCTGATAACGAGCGTCACAGCAGTAAACAGCCAGTCTGAATTCATACCTCGCTCCTCTGTCACTCCAGGCTCCCTCTCACATTCGGAGTGCAGCAGCCCGACACCTCCAATGTCCCCCGTCAACCTGGAGACATCGTCTTTCACCAGCAGCCAATCGCAGAGCTCCATTTCGACCCAGCCCAGGATATCAGTCAGCCCCGCTCCAGTTGGCGACAGGAGGAAGGATGGGTAGGCCGGCCCCTCGTCCGGGTCATTATGCTGCCATCATTCAGCAGAGCGCGACATGTTTTCCACCATTTGTCTGTACTTCTGTCTGCTTCATTGTGATTAAGTGCTTGTAAAGCAGTAAACAAAGCTGTGAGCCCCCATCTCATATCATTAGAAGGCAGAGTCTCCATCTATCATTTTATTCTCATCACTTTCCTCTCTGCCGCTATTCATTATAACCTGAAAtctcccctctcttccctctctctgtctccttctcagATTTGTCTCTTATAACACTTCCTCTGTCAGACTTCCACTGGCAGTTAAGCCCAAGTTCCTCTCTTTAAG contains:
- the LOC121624491 gene encoding disks large homolog 5-like isoform X3, yielding MEPKHKELLEKCYQNLVESITDADRVVDVLAHCGTLSQSERFELGHNCSSSSEKVDHLLKILLGKDRDHFAEFCTALEQTHPHLHSALLNGTGPVDHTTGTPGQASSPPPVQMDSHQVNEKMETVLFQLRHVTRERDELRKRLALSSPGTTFDDCRPNSKAGHDYERLKLQCMKAMADLQSLQNQHSTTLKRCEEAVKKADFYHTLHSRLASEHAQLKDELEAVRQDNIQLVREHNHVKQACEELRRLHDDDQREVADMRMLHQQVMREGSSDVLNKLYDTAVDKLEAMKGDYEALRKRYNEKTAGHNADLSRLDQAEEENHRLQKQLDMLLKQRDAAIHYQQQYSSSIRRFDNTQQELSKAAAQNKELQREMDRLQSEATRLKTQQLKAVKDCEKYKEERDSVISEYRLIMSERDQVIKEVDRLQTGLEMAEAKLKNTSSERRVANEELEALRQELASALVDRDRAICEKNELLERYCHEVKDKAEAQKELSQACKDIETVREERDVARKERTEAIIQRDQLLREYYQARQKQDSATLDMERANKEIDMLRKQYEAISQELKEALQEAEVAKCRRDWAFQERDKIVAERESIRTLCDNLRRERDRAVSDLADALRNLDDTRKQKNDAARELKELKEKMEDQLEKEARFRQLMAHSSHDSAIDTDSMEWETEVVEFEKHRDMDLKALGFDIAEGVNDPYLPGDCGIFVSKVDKGSIAEGRLRVNDWLLKINDVDLTNKDRKQVIKAVLSGEGVINMVVRRRKSLGGRIITPIQINLAGHKDSGIGLESGVFVATLAPGSPAARDCALTVGDRLLAINGIALDNKSLSECESLLRNCHDSLSISLMKFLPQSCSGQSLFESLRDSEKVSRLQSCEIHARNCRNSKHNCSTQTDVCSCDRGDEACKDTGDSLDSSGSSAHCHHKPFSNSSLHSRSLSSSHSPSEPHPDFCYRRQDLPHRPFTFTPVLSDCSSPQTAVDRVQSSSAKPSGGTWPKVIVGASIPECTQLSIYKKAKQRKSIFDVTAFRRPEAPQKLDYMSLSHLPKHSPQSSISESAQTPPTPPARSDSFRFKHRQQNSSASDSTITTGTPPASPAQATSLQDEGEADNQLYYTDAPPGESKSSSKKPTKEDTAGSRHRVEERGKRRYRPKSAPALRRNVTPLHIPVPMQVQSFSNDEHSPEPMDLLRFSPMRTNRYSMPFAPPSYSSIAAHPAQRGLAPCPAVTAVMRNPVYTAWSHEIQNNNCPPAPSSGVHPHSHTSPQHQGRLSLDLSHKRTGDLTETSCSQAPHSTNSLPSSARVGSSALQFRAERIKIPPTRYPRSTGSDRGSLSHSECSSPTPPMSPVNLETSSFTSSQSQSSISTQPRISVSPAPVGDRRKDGPYLEEPRNVTVQKGAEPLGISIVSGENGGVFVSKVTAGSIAHQAHLEYGDQLLEFNGINLRNANEQQARLVIGQQCDTVTILAQYNPHMFQLGNHSRSGSRMESISNQPTPLDSGATTPDNHSTVDTLSEQDEGTMTPPSKQTTPATSPQNSFRLPGSSTRRAAEPRLVRLKRIQVELGVQICGGNLYGIFVESLDDDSPAKSPDGLLPGDFILEYNGISMKNKTKEEAYLEMLKPAETITFKVQNCVDNLAAIKESRGDGFYIRALYERVAEVEQELSFNKDDILYVEDTLPNGNFGYWMAWQLDENAQKLGKGQIPSKYMMDQEFYRRHCMADMKDDNGANKTLSAAARRSFFRRRLKHKRSGSKDGKDVMALDAISTDSLPITEDGVSLMYQRVQRVECASPRPVLVLGPLVEASKDMLVKETPDKFCRCLPEIMKASQQAIERGVKDCVFIDYKRRSGHFDVTTVASIKEITEKDCHCLLDIAPHAIERLHSVHIYPIVIFIRYKNAKQIKEQKDPLYLRDKLSQKHSKEQFEAAQKTEQEYSRFFTGVVQGGSVSYICTQIMTIVEQEQSKVLWIPDGAP